The following are from one region of the Nymphaea colorata isolate Beijing-Zhang1983 chromosome 7, ASM883128v2, whole genome shotgun sequence genome:
- the LOC116257898 gene encoding heterogeneous nuclear ribonucleoprotein 1-like isoform X1 → MQVMESDLGKLFIGGISWETNEDRLKEYFKTYGEVVEAVIMKDRTTGRARGFGFVVFADPAVADRVVLEKHMIDGRTVEAKKAVPRDDQHTLNRSLGNIHGSASPARTKKIFVGGLASTVTETDFKKYFDQFGTITDVVVMYDHNTQRPRGFGFITYDSEDAVDRVLLKTFHELNGKMVEVKRAVPKELSPGPSRSPLGGFGYGLNRVSNILNGYNQGYNPNSLGGYQMRVDGRFSPLPVSRTGYSPFGPPSYGLGANFGPSLSPSYSGSSYSSSLNYNRGLNAYYNGNSSRYNNPIGYTGSNGVAGSFFNTSGRNVWGSAGLNSTSAGSVDYATSGNGNFGVSGATWGLSPSASVQSGGNGSGYAGGMLGYANSESSYGLGGSSFAGRSSGNSISQASYGASNGGYDGSYADLYGSSSVYGDPTWRSETSEPDGSSSFGYGLGNSAGDATTKVSESYLAGYNVTNRQSNRGVAA, encoded by the exons ATGCAGGTCATGGAATCAGATCTAGGAAAATTGTTTATTGGTGGGATATCATGGGAGACGAATGAAGATCGTCTTAAGGAGTACTTCAAGACTTATGGTGAAGTTGTAGAGGCTGTGATCATGAAAGATCGCACAACGGGACGGGCTCGTGGTTTTGGTTTCGTAGTATTTGCAGACCCAGCAGTTGCAGACAGAGTGGTTCTGGAAAAACATATGATAGATGGGAGGACG GTTGAAGCAAAGAAGGCTGTGCCTAGAGATGACCAACATACCCTGAATCGAAGCCTTGGCAACATTCATGGGTCAGCAAGTCCTGCACGGAccaagaagatttttgtgggTGGTTTGGCTTCTACTGTTACGGAAACTGATTTTAAGAAGTATTTTGATCAGTTCGGGACAATAACCGATGTTGTTGTGATGTATGATCACAACACACAGAGGCCTAGAGGATTTGGATTCATAACCTATGATTCGGAAGATGCGGTGGACAGGGTTCTTCTGAAGACATTCCATGAACTGAACGGAAAGATGGTGGAGGTCAAGAGAGCAGTGCCAAAAGAATTGTCCCCTGGTCCAAGTAGGTCCCCTCTCGGGGGTTTTGGTTATGGACTAAACAGGGTGAGCAACATCCTCAATGGCTATAATCAGGGATATAATCCAAACTCACTTGGTGGATATCAGATGAGGGTGGATGGAAGGTTTAGTCCTCTTCCAGTCTCTCGAACTGGGTATTCTCCATTTGGGCCACCGAGCTATGGACTTGGTGCCAATTTTGGGCCTTCTCTAAGCCCAAGCTACAGTGGTAGCAGTTACAGCAGTAGTTTGAACTATAATAGAGGCTTAAATGCTTATTATAACGGAAATTCAAGTAGATATAACAACCCAATTGGGTATACAGGAAGTAATGGGGTAGCTGGGTCCTTCTTCAATACATCTGGCCGAAATGTTTGGGGCAGTGCTGGACTTAATTCGACTTCTGCTGGTTCAGTGGATTATGCAACTTCTGGAAATGGGAACTTTGGAGTTAGTGGTGCAACTTGGGGACTGTCACCCTCTGCTTCAGTTCAAAGCGGAGGAAATGGTTCTGGTTATGCAGGTGGGATGCTTGGTTATGCAAACTCAGAGAGTAGTTATGGTTTAGGAGGAAGCAGCTTTGCTGGTCGAAGCAGTGGAAACAGCATCTCTCAAGCATCTTATGGTGCAAGCAATGGTGGTTATGATGGGTCTTATGCAGATCTTTATGGTAGTAGTTCCGTCTATGGTGATCCAACTTGGAGGTCTGAAACTTCTGAACCAGATGGTTCTAGTTCCTTTGGTTATGGGCTTGGAAACTCAGCTGGAGATGCTACAACAAAAGTTTCTGAGAGCTACTTGGCAGGATATAATGTTACTAACAGACAGTCAAACAGAG GAGTTGCAGCATGA
- the LOC116257898 gene encoding heterogeneous nuclear ribonucleoprotein 1-like isoform X2 — protein sequence MESDLGKLFIGGISWETNEDRLKEYFKTYGEVVEAVIMKDRTTGRARGFGFVVFADPAVADRVVLEKHMIDGRTVEAKKAVPRDDQHTLNRSLGNIHGSASPARTKKIFVGGLASTVTETDFKKYFDQFGTITDVVVMYDHNTQRPRGFGFITYDSEDAVDRVLLKTFHELNGKMVEVKRAVPKELSPGPSRSPLGGFGYGLNRVSNILNGYNQGYNPNSLGGYQMRVDGRFSPLPVSRTGYSPFGPPSYGLGANFGPSLSPSYSGSSYSSSLNYNRGLNAYYNGNSSRYNNPIGYTGSNGVAGSFFNTSGRNVWGSAGLNSTSAGSVDYATSGNGNFGVSGATWGLSPSASVQSGGNGSGYAGGMLGYANSESSYGLGGSSFAGRSSGNSISQASYGASNGGYDGSYADLYGSSSVYGDPTWRSETSEPDGSSSFGYGLGNSAGDATTKVSESYLAGYNVTNRQSNRGVAA from the exons ATGGAATCAGATCTAGGAAAATTGTTTATTGGTGGGATATCATGGGAGACGAATGAAGATCGTCTTAAGGAGTACTTCAAGACTTATGGTGAAGTTGTAGAGGCTGTGATCATGAAAGATCGCACAACGGGACGGGCTCGTGGTTTTGGTTTCGTAGTATTTGCAGACCCAGCAGTTGCAGACAGAGTGGTTCTGGAAAAACATATGATAGATGGGAGGACG GTTGAAGCAAAGAAGGCTGTGCCTAGAGATGACCAACATACCCTGAATCGAAGCCTTGGCAACATTCATGGGTCAGCAAGTCCTGCACGGAccaagaagatttttgtgggTGGTTTGGCTTCTACTGTTACGGAAACTGATTTTAAGAAGTATTTTGATCAGTTCGGGACAATAACCGATGTTGTTGTGATGTATGATCACAACACACAGAGGCCTAGAGGATTTGGATTCATAACCTATGATTCGGAAGATGCGGTGGACAGGGTTCTTCTGAAGACATTCCATGAACTGAACGGAAAGATGGTGGAGGTCAAGAGAGCAGTGCCAAAAGAATTGTCCCCTGGTCCAAGTAGGTCCCCTCTCGGGGGTTTTGGTTATGGACTAAACAGGGTGAGCAACATCCTCAATGGCTATAATCAGGGATATAATCCAAACTCACTTGGTGGATATCAGATGAGGGTGGATGGAAGGTTTAGTCCTCTTCCAGTCTCTCGAACTGGGTATTCTCCATTTGGGCCACCGAGCTATGGACTTGGTGCCAATTTTGGGCCTTCTCTAAGCCCAAGCTACAGTGGTAGCAGTTACAGCAGTAGTTTGAACTATAATAGAGGCTTAAATGCTTATTATAACGGAAATTCAAGTAGATATAACAACCCAATTGGGTATACAGGAAGTAATGGGGTAGCTGGGTCCTTCTTCAATACATCTGGCCGAAATGTTTGGGGCAGTGCTGGACTTAATTCGACTTCTGCTGGTTCAGTGGATTATGCAACTTCTGGAAATGGGAACTTTGGAGTTAGTGGTGCAACTTGGGGACTGTCACCCTCTGCTTCAGTTCAAAGCGGAGGAAATGGTTCTGGTTATGCAGGTGGGATGCTTGGTTATGCAAACTCAGAGAGTAGTTATGGTTTAGGAGGAAGCAGCTTTGCTGGTCGAAGCAGTGGAAACAGCATCTCTCAAGCATCTTATGGTGCAAGCAATGGTGGTTATGATGGGTCTTATGCAGATCTTTATGGTAGTAGTTCCGTCTATGGTGATCCAACTTGGAGGTCTGAAACTTCTGAACCAGATGGTTCTAGTTCCTTTGGTTATGGGCTTGGAAACTCAGCTGGAGATGCTACAACAAAAGTTTCTGAGAGCTACTTGGCAGGATATAATGTTACTAACAGACAGTCAAACAGAG GAGTTGCAGCATGA
- the LOC116257750 gene encoding pentatricopeptide repeat-containing protein At4g16470-like, with the protein MVVRFEFLWFLSSSSAFAFHGHRHHLLHFARRFAAHFNSTSGATIHGHGPPHFKSSTLGGVGKKLKGLCVSGRLGEAVNILCSEGLVADGSLYASLLQECVDLKDFRSGRRVHAHMMVVGFTPDEYLRTKLLILYSKSGDLFTAHQMFDGMPDRNLVAWNSLISGYVESGRHEEALGLYAGMRSQGVAPDQFTFASVIKACAALAKLEQGRRVHGGLIKRGIKGNVVVGSALVDMYCKCSSTSDARRAFDGSRVRNVVTWTALIAGYGQHGHVAEVLQLFHQMISEGLRPNHVTFLAVLCACSRAGLISVVTHDGTKMSCWALPNLSMFRTKIGAEAYHKLDVIGIDEAQFFEDLYDFCQIAADRDGKTVIVAGLDGDYLRRSFGSVLDIVPLADTVTKLKARCELCGKHASFTLRKSGEMQTELIGGADVYMPVCRQHYVNGQVVIEATRTILDSQQICSSYIETAPVPS; encoded by the exons ATGGTCGTCCGTTTTGAGTTCCTCtggtttctttcatcttcctcgGCGTTCGCCTTCCATGGCCACCGTCACCATCTTCTCCACTTCGCCCGTCGCTTCGCTGCCCATTTCAATTCAACCTCCGGTGCGACCATCCACGGCCATGGACCTCCCCACTTCAAATCATCGACGCTCGGTGGCGTCGGAAAGAAGCTCAAGGGTCTCTGCGTCTCCGGGAGATTGGGAGAAGCGGTAAACATCCTGTGCTCGGAAGGCTTGGTCGCCGATGGGAGCCTCTATGCTTCGTTGCTTCAGGAGTGCGTGGACTTGAAGGACTTCAGGTCTGGGAGACGCGTACATGCTCATATGATGGTAGTTGGATTCACCCCCGATGAGTATTTGAGGACGAAGCTTCTGATTCTGTACAGTAAAAGCGGGGACTTGTTCACCGCGCACCAAATGTTCGACGGAATGCCTGACCGGAATTTGGTGGCGTGGAACTCTTTGATTTCCGGGTATGTTGAGAGCGGTCGACACGAAGAGGCTTTAGGACTTTATGCTGGCATGCGATCGCAGGGTGTAGCTCCGGATCAGTTCACATTCGCTTCTGTGATAAAGGCCTGTGCTGCGTTGGCGAAGTTGGAGCAGGGAAGGCGGGTTCATGGCGGGCTGATCAAGCGTGGGATCAAGGGGAATGTCGTGGTGGGCAGCGCCCTTGTGGACATGTACTGCAAGTGCAGCAGCACTAGTGATGCTCGGCGAGCTTTCGACGGCAGCCGTGTGAGGAACGTGGTCACTTGGACTGCTCTTATTGCAGGTTATGGGCAGCATGGTCACGTTGCCGAAGTCTTGCAGCTGTTTCATCAGATGATCAGTGAAGGCCTAAGGCCGAACCACGTTACGTTTTTGGCAGTTCTCTGTGCTTGTAGCCGTGCTGGGCTG AT TTCTGTCGTGACACATGATGGTACTAAAATGTCTTGCTGGGCACTGCCAAACCTTTCAATGTTTAGAACCAAGATCGGTGCTGAGGCATATCACAAG CTGGATGTGATAGGCATTGATGAGGCACAATTCTTTGAAGACTTGTACGATTTCTGTCAGATTGCTGCTGACCGTGATGGGAAGACTGTGATAGTTGCAGGTCTTGATGGTGATTATCTAAG GAGAAGCTTTGGATCAGTGCTTGACATTGTACCTCTAGCAGACACTGTTACCAAGTTGAAGGCTCGCTGTGAGCTCTGTGGAAAACATGCCTCTTTCACCCTCAGGAAAAGCGGAGAGATGCAGACTGAACTGATTGGTGGCGCTGATGTTTACATGCCTGTCTGCAGGCAGCATTACGTGAATGGCCAAGTTGTTATTGAAGCAACTAGAACAATATTAGACTCTCAGCAGATTTGCAGCTCTTACATTGAAACTGCGCCTGTGCCTAGTTAG